The bacterium DNA window TGCGTGAAATTAGCTGTAAGAGTTATACTTAAAAGACCGCCGAATCTTATTATTTCAGGAATAAATCAAGGAGCCAATGTTGGAGCATCACTGATATACTCCGGCACTGTTTCCGCTGCCACGGAAGGAACGATGTTGTCAATACCATCCATAGCGGTTTCACTCGACACGCGGAGACCCGACGCAGATTTTTCCGTTGCGGCTGAATTCACTCTGGAAATAGCGAAAAAGGTTTTAAAATTCGGTTTGCCAGCAGGGGTTTCATTAAACATAAACATACCCGCGCTATCCAGAGAGAAAATCAAGGGAATAAGGATAACACGACAGGCGATAACTTACTTTGACGATTTTTTCGAGCGAAGAATCGACCCGCAAGGAAGAACATATTACTGGATGAGCGGCACGATGGTTGAGATTGACCGCGGCGAGGACTCCGACCTTATGGCACTTAAAGAGGGGTATATCTCGATTACACCGATAAAATATAATCTTACCGCAGTGGAATATTTCGATTCGCTAAGAAAACTTTTCGAATAAAAACCTTACCAAATTTACTATGAGAGTAAAAATTCTCATAACGGGCGGGAATGGCATGCTCGGCGCCGATGTGGTGCCAATACTTTCGGAAAAATTCGAAACCGTTGTGCCAACAAGGTCTGAACTCGATGTCACAAATAGAGAAAATGTAATCGAAACTATTAGAAATGGTGGATTCGACTGGGTTATACATCTTGCCGCGCTGACCGACCTTGACTGGTGCGAAGACCATGTAGAGGAAACGATTAGCGTTAATGCCTTAGGCACAAAAAATATAGTCGATGCTTGCGAAATGGCAGGCTGCAGAATCGCTTACATATCAACGAGTGGCGTCTTTTCAGGCAACAAACGGACCCATTACACAGAGGACGATATGCCTGCACCAATAAATATTTACGCTCTTAGCAAGTATCTTGGCGAGCTTGCAGTCTCGGCAAAAAATGAAGGTAAATGGCTTATACTAAGGGTTGGCTGGCTTTTCGGCGGTGGTGAGAAGGACAAAAAGTTCGTGGGAAAAATATTCAACCTAATGAAAAAAGCCGATAAAATTGAAGCTGTAGCCAATATCTGGGGGTCACCCAACTACTCGGTTGATGTCGGGGAATTAATAGTAAAATTCATCGAATATAATGCCTATGGATTGTTTCATGTGGCTAATTCGGGCGAACCGGCATCGCGGTTTGACATGGCAGTAGCGATTAAAGAATTTCTCCGCGCGAATGTGGAGATACAACCTGTTGGCGCAGAAAAATTCCCCACCAAGGCAAAACGACCAAGAATGGAAGCCATAAAAAGTATACGATTGGAAGAGCTTGGGATAAAACCGAGACACTGGAAAGACGCGCTCGGAGACTACATAAAAAGGCTTATGAAGCTGTGAGCAAAAGGCTAAACATAGCCATAATAGGAATCCGTGGCATACCAGCACGATACGGCGGATTCGAGGTTACTGCTGAAAATGTGGCGTTAAAGCTTGTTCAGCGGGGGCACAGTGTAACGGCATATTGCCGCGGACGAGCAAAAGGAAAACCAAACGAATACCACGGAATAAAACTTAAATACCTCCCATCATTGGAATTACCCCATCTTTCAACACCGAGTCACACATTTATTAGCGCCATAAGTATTATCGGGAAAAAGTTCGATGTTATATTCGGCTTTAATGTCGGCAACGCGCTCATATTCTGGCTTCTTAAGCTATTTGGCAAGAAAACTGTTCTTTTTGTTGACGGTCTCGATTGGAAGCGGGAGAAATACGGTCCTTTCGGGCGGTGGTTTCTGAAGCGAAGCGAGGCTATAGCGATTCACGCTGCTAAACACATAGTCGTGGATGCTATCCCTGCCCAGAAGCATTACGCGGAAAAGTACGGTTATCATGCGCATTACATCCCCTCAGGAGCCAATGTTGTGGAAAGCGTACCGAGGACGGGAATACTGGAAAGGCTCGGACTAACGCCAAAAAAATACGCATTATCAGTAGGCAGGCTAACCCCTGAAAAGAGACAACACCTTATCGCAAAGGCGTTCAAAAGAGTGAAAACAGATTACAAAATGGTTATAGTGGGCGGGAATAAATACAACCCTCAATATGTAAGAAAAGTCTTTGATGAAGCCAAGGATGACGACAGGATAATTTGCACTGGTCCTCTGTACGGTGCTGATGTGGATGAGCTTTATTTTAACGCAGCGGTGTTCGTAAACGCATCAAAGGTGGAGGGAACATCTATTTCGCTTTTGCAAGCTATGGGCAGCGGATGTGCACTTTTGGTAAGCGATATTCCCGAAAATGTTTCAGCTACTATGGGAGCTGCACTGATATTCGACCACGAGGACCTTAACGACTTCGTGGAAAAGTTCCAGGAGATTCTCAGCAACGAAAATTTAATGCAGAGCTTATCGCAGAAAGCCAGAGATGTGATACGAAACCATTACTCGTGGGATGTGACGGCTGACAAATTTGAGAAACTACTTCTCGATGCAGCAGGAGTAGAAAAACTCGAGGAATCAATCGAATCCACTATGGCGGAGACATCATGATAGAATTCGAGGTTATAGCAGTTGACTCAGAAACAAAAGCCCGCGCAGGAGTTATAAGAACCCCTCATGGAGATGTTCCTACTCCCGTTTTCATGCCTGTAGGAACACAGGGCACGGTTAAAACAATGCCGTGGCGCGACCTTATAGATTTTGGCGTGCGGATAATACTTTCCAACACATATCACCTTTATCTTCGCCCGGGTCACGAGCTTATCGCTCGTCTCGGAGGTCTCCATGAATTCATTGGCTGGAAGCGAGCGATACTCACCGATAGTGGTGGCTTTCAAGTTTTTTCTATGGCAGAGCTTACGAAAATTAGCGATGAGGGAGTGCGATTCCAATCGATTTACAATGGTGGTTATCACTTTTTCACGCCTGAGAAAGCTGTGGAAGTTCAATTCGCGCTAAGACCGGACATAATGATGTCATTTGACCAATGCACCAGTTATCCGATAAATTTTGACGATGCCAAAAAGGCAGTTGAACGAACGAGTCGCTGGGCAAAAAGAGGTTACGAACATTGGCGGCGACTTATCGATAACGATAAAAACCCCGAAACAGCACCTTCACTTTTCGGAATAATTCAGGGCAGCGTTTATCCGGAACTAAGAAAAATGTCTGCCGAGGACATTCTTGCGATAGATTTCGACGGCTACGCTATAGGTGGGCTTTCAGTGGGTGAGCCCAAACACGAAATGTTCGAAATGGTTAGTATCCTCGAACCCATGATGCCCAAAGATAAACCTCGTTACCTCATGGGTGTGGGGAAACCCGAGGACATAATACAAGCGGTAGCTATGGGTATGGATATGTTCGACTGCGTGATACCGACCCGGAACGCAAGGAACGGTTCAGTTTATACATGGGCAGGTAAGATGTCGCTTAAAGCATCTTACTACATGGATGACCCCCGCCCTATCGACCCCAATTGTCAGTGCTACACATGTAGGAATTACTCGCGAGCGTACATAAGACACCTTTTTTCGGCTGGTGAACTTCTCGCGCCATATCTCGCCACCCATCATTCGCTGTATTTTTTCTCGGAATTCATGCGCGAGATAAGACAGGCAATAATAGAAAACCGATTTGGTGAATTTATGAAAGATTTTCTCTCAAGCTTCGACCCTGAAGCGGCGCCGAGGTGAGGAAGGTTTACAAAATTACAGTCCCCTTTTCTTCACGCGCTTTTTGCTCGTCTTTCCCGATTTTTTACTCTTGGATGTAGGATAAGTCTTGGCCTTCCTGATGGACTTCTTCCTCTCCCCTTCTCCAGACTTTATCAATTTTTTGCTTTGAAGCCTATCGTCAATTCCGTTGCTATCGTTGTCAATGAAATAGTCAAAAATTCCCTTTATTTCTTCTTCAAGTTCCGCTTTTGATTCAGGGCTCGAGATTATTTCCTTGATTATTGCCCTAAATACCCCGCTTGACTTCTTAATAGTGCTATGGGTTGATTTTACTTTCGCCCTGCTTTTCAGGCTGTCCTCACCGGCTGACCGCAACCTCTGAGAAAACAACGGCGTTGTTAATATGAGGGCAACTATCGCTATGTTCAAAACTTTTCTCATCATCTTAATGTTCAGCAGTTTTATTGCCGTGTCAATACATTTGTTTAAATTCGTCGTCGCGATGTCGGTTTGGACCGTCTTGTTTTCGGCTTGGTTCCATGATATTTTCGAACTTTCATTCTTTTGTGCGGTGTTCGATAAGTTTTTGTGGTTACAGTTTCTCTCCGCAATACTGTTGTTCCAGACGAATTCGCTCGCGCCCGCGTTGTTCTATAGGTCATAGTTGTGGTTCGTGACCTTGTAACGGTCTCATGATGCGATGTCGTTCGATATGTAGTTACTTCGCCAAGCCCGTGCCTCCGAACCAGTTCCCGTGCCATGTCGGTGTATGTATATCGATGCGGCAATCTCACGGCTCTGCGCCAGTAATAACGATGACCAATGTAAACTCGCTCGCAACCAATGCAGGGGTAGCGGTAATATACATAACGATACCAACCGCACGGGCTGAAATAAATCCTTACTATCCTTCGGCAACATGGTGGCCAATAATCGTATGGAAGGTATATAATCTCCTCGCAGCAGCAACAATCGAAATAATCGTCACAATCCCAGATATCTATCCTCAATCCAAACGAAATTCGTATGTTATCCCAACAACAGCAACACTGCGCATTAGCTTTGTCGGCGAACGAAATCGCCAAAACAAGGATAAGCGTGGCGTATAATATCTTTTTCATCTTAAATCACCTCCTAATTAAATGAAAGGTTCTCTTGCTTATACTCTTTTCCAAAGACTTTAACTTTATGCTCGCGAAAGATTTTGGGTAAAGCGACTTTGTCTTTATTTCCATCGGGGGTCGAAAGCTCAGGATTACCTCTATCCGTTTGATATGCCCAGTCGAAAACCACATAGTCCCCGCAAAGACATTTTATCCTTATGTGAGCAAAGTGATTGTCTCTCGTCCACACAAGGTATGAATATCCTTCATAGATATTAACCTTAGCACCGCTTATCCAGCCATCCTCTGGTGCCCAATCAACATCTGTTAAATCATCCGTCGGTCCGTAAATTAGAATGTCGGTGTTTTCATCGCAGGCTTGAATGTAATAGCTTTCATCGTAGTCATCATAACCAAAGAAAATGTCAGCGCATGGGCAGTCATACGGCACCACAGACTCGGCGGAAAAGTCATATCCAGCATCATCAGGAAATTCTTCGACAATATATGCGCGATAGCTATGCCCTTCTGGTCGCGGTGTATCAAACACAAGTTCGTCGGAGAGTTCACTTTCGTTACCCCATTCATCAAAGGCGGAGATAGCATAGTAATATGTGTGTCCATTAACTACATCGTAATCTACATAATTTGCTGAGCGGGTTTCGGCGATTAAGTAGTAATAGCCATGTTCTGTCCGTG harbors:
- a CDS encoding glycosyltransferase family 4 protein → MSKRLNIAIIGIRGIPARYGGFEVTAENVALKLVQRGHSVTAYCRGRAKGKPNEYHGIKLKYLPSLELPHLSTPSHTFISAISIIGKKFDVIFGFNVGNALIFWLLKLFGKKTVLFVDGLDWKREKYGPFGRWFLKRSEAIAIHAAKHIVVDAIPAQKHYAEKYGYHAHYIPSGANVVESVPRTGILERLGLTPKKYALSVGRLTPEKRQHLIAKAFKRVKTDYKMVIVGGNKYNPQYVRKVFDEAKDDDRIICTGPLYGADVDELYFNAAVFVNASKVEGTSISLLQAMGSGCALLVSDIPENVSATMGAALIFDHEDLNDFVEKFQEILSNENLMQSLSQKARDVIRNHYSWDVTADKFEKLLLDAAGVEKLEESIESTMAETS
- the surE gene encoding 5'/3'-nucleotidase SurE, yielding MAILLVNDDGIYSPGLLALYRKFRDEYDVVIVAPDREQSSVGHAITLSDPVRIHEVVQDGKFFGYAVSGTPADCVKLAVRVILKRPPNLIISGINQGANVGASLIYSGTVSAATEGTMLSIPSIAVSLDTRRPDADFSVAAEFTLEIAKKVLKFGLPAGVSLNINIPALSREKIKGIRITRQAITYFDDFFERRIDPQGRTYYWMSGTMVEIDRGEDSDLMALKEGYISITPIKYNLTAVEYFDSLRKLFE
- the tgt gene encoding tRNA guanosine(34) transglycosylase Tgt, which produces MIEFEVIAVDSETKARAGVIRTPHGDVPTPVFMPVGTQGTVKTMPWRDLIDFGVRIILSNTYHLYLRPGHELIARLGGLHEFIGWKRAILTDSGGFQVFSMAELTKISDEGVRFQSIYNGGYHFFTPEKAVEVQFALRPDIMMSFDQCTSYPINFDDAKKAVERTSRWAKRGYEHWRRLIDNDKNPETAPSLFGIIQGSVYPELRKMSAEDILAIDFDGYAIGGLSVGEPKHEMFEMVSILEPMMPKDKPRYLMGVGKPEDIIQAVAMGMDMFDCVIPTRNARNGSVYTWAGKMSLKASYYMDDPRPIDPNCQCYTCRNYSRAYIRHLFSAGELLAPYLATHHSLYFFSEFMREIRQAIIENRFGEFMKDFLSSFDPEAAPR
- the rfbD gene encoding dTDP-4-dehydrorhamnose reductase; protein product: MRVKILITGGNGMLGADVVPILSEKFETVVPTRSELDVTNRENVIETIRNGGFDWVIHLAALTDLDWCEDHVEETISVNALGTKNIVDACEMAGCRIAYISTSGVFSGNKRTHYTEDDMPAPINIYALSKYLGELAVSAKNEGKWLILRVGWLFGGGEKDKKFVGKIFNLMKKADKIEAVANIWGSPNYSVDVGELIVKFIEYNAYGLFHVANSGEPASRFDMAVAIKEFLRANVEIQPVGAEKFPTKAKRPRMEAIKSIRLEELGIKPRHWKDALGDYIKRLMKL